GGCGGTGGTCTTGCCCCGGTCGTCGACAAACTGGATCGTGACGCTCGTGTCGGCCGGGCAGGTGTACGACTTCTCGCTGGCGAAGAAGTCGCCGTCGGGCATCGACGCGACGTGGGTCTTGGAGCCGTTCGACCACGCACCCATCGTGTGCGGGTTGGCCTGCGCGTAGGCCTTGACGGGCGCGGCGACCCGGCGGTCGGAGTTGCCCTCGCGCAGTACGGGGTTGACGGCGCTGCCCAGCACCCTGGCGTAGGTCGCCTTGGTTTTTTCTTCTTCAGCGTCCGTGGGCTCGGCCGGGTAGTCCGGGATGTCGTAGCCGTTGCCTTGGAGCTCCTTGATCGCGGCGGTGAGCTGCGGGACCGAGGCGCTGATGTTGGGCAGCTTGATGATGTTCGCGTCGGGCGTCGTCGCCAGGGCACCAAGCTCGGCGAGCGCATCGGGCACACGCTGCTCGGGCGAAAGACGGTCCGGGAAATGCGCGAGGATGCGGGCGGCCAGCGAGATATCTTTGAGCTCGACGTCGATGCCGGCTTGTCCCGTGAAGGCGCGGATGATCGGCAGCAGCGAGTACGTCGCCAGCGCGGGCGCTTCGTCAGTCTTGGTGTAAACAATCGTCGCGGGGGGGGTTGGCATGGTGGACTCGCTGCGGGGGATACGTTGGTGGGTGTAGCCCCGCATTATCGCGGATTCGAGCCCTGCGACAACCGGGCGCTTCGCGGTGGATGCCGAGTGGTAGGATCCTGTCCGGCGCAAGAAAAGCCCTCCCGGTGGGGAGGGCTTTTGGGTTGGATGATTGGGGTATTTGTTTAGCCGCCGCCGCCACCGCCGTAGTACCAGTCGGGGTCGAAGCTTCGGGAGTCGAAGAAGCCGAAGAGGGTGCGTTCGGCGCGGTGGAAGTAGGGGATCGCGCCGGCGAGGTCTTGGTAGGCGGAGCCGGTGAAGGCGAGGAAGAGTGCGCTGCCGTCGCCGTAGAGCGCCGCCGAGCCGCGGTCGTCGTGGGGCATGTCGACGGTCTGGTAGGAGACGTTGCAGAACTGCATCGCGATCTGCGAGGTCTGGTTGTCGATATCGCGTTCGGTGTACTGCGGGTAGAGCGCGCGGTCGGATTCACTGCCGCCGCCTTTGGCGCGGTCCCAGAAGAGGTGGCGCCAGTAGTAGCTGCCCCAGCCGGATTCGGTGCCGGGCTGGAGGAAGTGTTCACCGCCGGCGTCGGGGTCGTTGTAGTGGGGGACGCGGTCATCGCCGCCGCCGGGCATGGACCAGCCGCGGATCACGGCGTTCTCGGGGCACCACGAGCCTTCGGCGGTGGCCAGGTACTCGCCGACCACCAGCCGGCCGCCGTTGCCGGCCTGCGTACCGATCGAGAGCATCTCGCCGCCCAATGCCGAGAAGTCGTTGTTGGGGACGGTCGTGACCATGCGTGCACCCGCAGAGCCCCAGCCCCCCCCGACGCTCACGGTGCCGACAGGCACAGAGTTTTTCCAGTCGTAGGCGTATGCCGAGCGTGCGATGCCGTTTTGGCGCATGTTGGCCATGCACTGGGCCTCACGTGCGGTCCGCCGGGCCCCGGACAGGGCCGGCAGCAGGATCGAGACCAATAGAGCAATGATGGAGATCACAACGAGCAACTCGATGAGCGTGAACGCTTGCCGTGAAGGCGTGGTCGATCTTCGTCCGTGGCGATAAGCGGTGAATAGTTCCAAGCCTAGGTTCTCCAGAGAGTTATGAAGAGAAAAATGAGAATTTCGAAGACATGAAGGCGGCAATATGCGGATAATACTCAAGAGGTCACATATTTAAGTTACGTATCTAACCGTAAGTCTACCCCGGGAATGGGGGATGCACAAGGGGTTTCCCTAGGAATCATATGGATCGCCCGGTCCGGGACAATCCGGACCGGGCTTAGGGCCATTGTAGATTGAGGAAAAATCGGGTTAGCCCAGTTCTGCGTGGACGGCCGCGAACTGTTCGAGGGCGAAATCGAGGTCGTCAGTCTGATGGGCAGCGCTGATTTGTGTGCGGATGCGGGCCTTGCCCTGGGGGACGACGGGGAAGCTGAACGCGATCGCGTAGATGCCCCGCTGAAGCAGCTTGTCGGCAAACGTCGCGGCCTTGACCGCATCGCCGAACATGATCGGCACGATCGGGTGTTCGCCGGGCAGGGTGTCGAGCCCGATCTTCGTGAGCCCTTCGCGCCAGTAGCGCGTGTTGGCTTCGAGCTTGTCGCGCAGGTTGGTCGAGCTGGAGAGCATGTCGAGGCACTTAATGGAAGCACTGACGATGCTCGGGGCGACGGTGTTGCTGAAGAGGTAAGGGCGCGAGCGCTGGCGGAGCAGCTCGACGATTTCTTTCTTGGCCGAGGTGTACCCGCCCGACGCGCCGCCGAGCGCTTTGCCCAGCGTGCCGGTGATGATGTCGACACGGTCCATGACGCCGCAGTGCTCGGGTGTGCCCCGGCCGGTCTGGCCGACGAAGCCCACGGCGTGGGAATCGTCCACCATCACCAGCGCGCCGTACTTGTCGGCCAGGTCGCAGACGCCCTCGAGGTTGGCGATGTAGCCGTCCATCGAGAACACGCCGTCGGTCGCGATGAGTTTGTGCCGTGCGCCAGCCGCGACCGCCTCTTTGAGTTTGGTTTCGAGGTCGGCCATGTCGTTGTTCTTGTAGCGGTACCGCATCGCCTTGCACAGCCGGACGCCGTCGATGATCGAGGCGTGGTTGAGCTCATCGCTGATGATGGCGTCCTCTTTGGTGAGCAGTGTTTCGAAGAGCCCGCCGTTGGCATCGAAGCAGGAGGTGTAGAGGATCGTGTCCTCCATCTTGAGGAACGCGCTGATTTTCTGTTCAAGGTCCTTGTGGATCAGCTGCGTACCGCAGATGAATCGTACGGACGCGAGCCCGTAGCCCCAGTCATCGAAGCTGCCCTTCGCGGCGGCGATGATGTCGGGGTGGTCGGCCAGCCCGAGGTAATTATTCGCGCACATGTTGAGGACGGGCGTGTCGCTGCTCGTCACGCCGACGCGCGCGTCCTGGGGCGAGGTGATCACCCGCTCGTGCTTGTAGAGCCCGGCGTCCTTGATGTCGGAGAGGGTGGATTGGAGGTGCTGCTGGAAGTCGCCGTACATTTCTGGGGGGTCCTTTTTAACGCCAAGGTGCCAAGGGTAGGGAGAGGTAGCCAAGGGGGAGTTTAGAAAGTGGGGTTGATGATGCGCTTGATGCCGTTTTTTAGGAGTAGGACGTTGAAGTTGATGAGTAGGCCGAGGTGGAGGTCCAGGCCTTTGAGGTACGCGAGGACTTGAGCAGAGTGGATCGGGGCGAAATGTTCGATGGCTTTGAGTTCAACGATCAGTGTGTTTTCAACGAGGAGATCGACACGTGACTCGCCGACGTCGATGCCTTCATAGTTCACTTGGAACCTGTGTTGCGCAACATAGGTAATCCCTTGTCGGGTCAGTTCCACACACATCGCCTTCTCGTAC
The sequence above is a segment of the Phycisphaeraceae bacterium D3-23 genome. Coding sequences within it:
- a CDS encoding type II secretion system protein is translated as MELFTAYRHGRRSTTPSRQAFTLIELLVVISIIALLVSILLPALSGARRTAREAQCMANMRQNGIARSAYAYDWKNSVPVGTVSVGGGWGSAGARMVTTVPNNDFSALGGEMLSIGTQAGNGGRLVVGEYLATAEGSWCPENAVIRGWSMPGGGDDRVPHYNDPDAGGEHFLQPGTESGWGSYYWRHLFWDRAKGGGSESDRALYPQYTERDIDNQTSQIAMQFCNVSYQTVDMPHDDRGSAALYGDGSALFLAFTGSAYQDLAGAIPYFHRAERTLFGFFDSRSFDPDWYYGGGGGG
- a CDS encoding GxxExxY protein; this encodes MSREPSEEVDALAHRVIGAAIEVHRTLGPGHLESVYEKAMCVELTRQGITYVAQHRFQVNYEGIDVGESRVDLLVENTLIVELKAIEHFAPIHSAQVLAYLKGLDLHLGLLINFNVLLLKNGIKRIINPTF
- a CDS encoding glycine C-acetyltransferase, which translates into the protein MYGDFQQHLQSTLSDIKDAGLYKHERVITSPQDARVGVTSSDTPVLNMCANNYLGLADHPDIIAAAKGSFDDWGYGLASVRFICGTQLIHKDLEQKISAFLKMEDTILYTSCFDANGGLFETLLTKEDAIISDELNHASIIDGVRLCKAMRYRYKNNDMADLETKLKEAVAAGARHKLIATDGVFSMDGYIANLEGVCDLADKYGALVMVDDSHAVGFVGQTGRGTPEHCGVMDRVDIITGTLGKALGGASGGYTSAKKEIVELLRQRSRPYLFSNTVAPSIVSASIKCLDMLSSSTNLRDKLEANTRYWREGLTKIGLDTLPGEHPIVPIMFGDAVKAATFADKLLQRGIYAIAFSFPVVPQGKARIRTQISAAHQTDDLDFALEQFAAVHAELG